In the Streptomyces sp. cg36 genome, one interval contains:
- a CDS encoding SDR family NAD(P)-dependent oxidoreductase: MTTALITGATAGIGAAFARRLATDGHDLVLVARDGKRLREQATELHDRHGVEVEVLVADLATEDGIAGVEARLAERRQPVDLLVNNAGFGNKGRYLDVPMADELKMLKVHIEAVLRLTSAATEGMRERGRGGVVNVASVAAFVPRGTYGASKSWVVQFTQGAARDLAGSGVRLMALCPGFVRTEFHQRAGMGTDNIPGWMWLDADKLVSAALADLSRGKSLSIPDPRYKTLMGVVKLAPRGLLGGITSRTGRKYGPK; encoded by the coding sequence ATGACGACTGCACTGATTACGGGAGCGACGGCGGGCATCGGTGCCGCGTTCGCACGGCGGCTGGCCACGGACGGGCACGACCTGGTGCTGGTGGCCCGCGACGGCAAGCGGCTGCGGGAGCAGGCCACCGAGCTGCACGACCGGCACGGCGTGGAGGTCGAGGTGCTGGTCGCGGACCTGGCCACGGAGGACGGCATCGCGGGCGTCGAGGCCAGGCTGGCCGAGCGCCGCCAGCCGGTCGACCTGCTGGTCAACAACGCCGGGTTCGGCAACAAGGGCCGCTATCTGGACGTGCCCATGGCCGACGAGCTCAAGATGCTGAAGGTGCACATCGAGGCGGTGCTGCGGCTGACGTCCGCCGCCACCGAGGGGATGCGCGAGCGCGGGCGCGGCGGGGTCGTCAACGTCGCCTCGGTCGCCGCGTTCGTCCCGCGCGGCACCTATGGCGCGTCCAAGTCGTGGGTCGTGCAGTTCACCCAGGGCGCGGCACGCGACCTGGCGGGCTCGGGGGTGCGGCTGATGGCGCTGTGCCCGGGGTTCGTCCGTACGGAGTTCCACCAGCGGGCCGGAATGGGCACCGACAACATCCCCGGCTGGATGTGGCTGGACGCCGACAAGCTGGTCTCCGCGGCGCTCGCCGACCTCTCGCGCGGCAAGTCGCTGTCGATCCCCGACCCGCGCTACAAGACGCTGATGGGCGTGGTGAAGCTGGCGCCGCGCGGGCTGCTGGGCGGCATCACCTCGCGGACGGGCCGCAAGTACGGCCCGAAGTGA
- a CDS encoding DUF2264 domain-containing protein yields the protein MPTPPAHPGLSPYTGWTRDHWEWSADQLLLSVRPYASRRHGLIHLPGARPSWSGPRSDGLEGYARTWLLAALRIAGAHGDDPHGHLGRYAEGLASGTEHPLPTGELDGDRDSWPRMAEVRQAVVESASVALGLRLTRPWLWDGLDDGVRQRVVDWLLPALGPSPVDNNWWFFGLTVAGFLQDAGIETDRASATIERALEHVDQWYLGDGWYSDGPHRSFDHYNGWALHFYPVLHAHLGDDRELLDRYGPRLHRHLEALSRMFGADGAPLPYGRSLTYRFAAAAAPWLGALTGHTPLTPGATRRLASGALRYFMDRAPGRGATDGRGLLTPGWHGPYPPLVQGYSGPASPYWAAKGFLGLLLPAGHPVWTAVEEPLPVETRDAAVALGPPNCLLQSTASDGLVRLHNHGTDGDPGPAEDPHYTRFAYSTRTGPLPAGVRDNHFGLVRADGTVTARGPADPLGTGPDWAASAARPVPADGGAVADEGWKGVRIVSATLAHGRAEVRAHLVTGAPAGTRVRQSGWAVTRPDERAGPDRALTAQLHPVHGYEGHARAVAAGSTLFGPRSRVAVLDGRTGSGPALFVALASLTGERHPAPLCDLVGEVRIEGHTVRVTWADGATAALTLDEGAVGVPAPDGPSLTSGRTCGPSAR from the coding sequence ATGCCGACACCGCCCGCGCACCCCGGGCTCAGCCCGTACACCGGCTGGACCCGTGACCACTGGGAGTGGTCGGCCGATCAACTGCTCCTCTCCGTACGCCCCTACGCCTCCCGGCGCCACGGTCTGATCCATCTCCCCGGGGCGCGGCCCAGCTGGTCCGGGCCCCGCTCCGACGGCCTCGAAGGGTATGCCCGCACCTGGCTGCTGGCCGCGCTCCGGATCGCCGGCGCGCACGGCGACGACCCGCACGGCCACCTCGGCCGGTACGCCGAAGGACTCGCCTCCGGAACCGAACACCCGCTGCCCACCGGCGAGTTGGACGGCGACCGCGACTCCTGGCCGCGGATGGCGGAGGTGCGCCAGGCCGTCGTCGAGTCCGCCTCCGTCGCCTTGGGGCTGCGGCTGACCCGGCCCTGGCTCTGGGACGGGCTGGACGACGGCGTGCGCCAGCGCGTCGTCGACTGGCTGCTGCCCGCCCTCGGACCCTCGCCGGTCGACAACAACTGGTGGTTCTTCGGTCTCACCGTCGCCGGATTCCTCCAGGACGCCGGAATCGAGACCGACCGCGCCTCGGCCACGATCGAACGCGCGCTGGAACACGTCGACCAGTGGTACCTCGGCGACGGCTGGTACAGCGACGGCCCCCACCGCTCCTTCGACCACTACAACGGCTGGGCCCTCCACTTCTATCCCGTCCTGCACGCTCATTTGGGTGACGATCGGGAACTCCTCGACCGCTACGGACCCCGGCTGCACCGCCATCTCGAAGCGCTCTCCCGGATGTTCGGCGCCGACGGCGCCCCGCTGCCGTACGGACGCTCCCTCACCTACCGCTTCGCCGCCGCCGCGGCCCCCTGGCTCGGCGCGCTCACCGGCCACACCCCGCTCACCCCCGGCGCCACCCGCCGCCTCGCCTCCGGCGCGCTGCGGTACTTCATGGACCGGGCCCCCGGCCGGGGCGCCACCGACGGGCGCGGGCTGCTCACCCCCGGCTGGCACGGCCCGTATCCGCCGCTGGTCCAGGGCTACTCGGGCCCGGCCTCCCCGTACTGGGCGGCGAAGGGGTTCCTCGGTCTGCTGCTGCCCGCCGGGCATCCGGTGTGGACGGCGGTGGAGGAGCCGCTGCCGGTGGAGACGCGGGACGCGGCCGTGGCGCTCGGCCCGCCGAACTGCCTGCTCCAGTCCACCGCTTCGGACGGCCTGGTCCGTCTCCACAACCACGGCACCGACGGCGACCCGGGCCCGGCGGAGGACCCCCACTACACCCGGTTCGCGTACTCGACGCGCACCGGCCCGCTCCCGGCCGGGGTGCGTGACAACCACTTCGGTCTGGTCCGCGCCGACGGCACGGTCACCGCGCGCGGCCCGGCCGATCCGCTGGGCACGGGTCCGGACTGGGCCGCCTCGGCCGCACGGCCGGTGCCGGCCGACGGGGGCGCGGTCGCCGACGAGGGCTGGAAGGGGGTGCGGATCGTCTCGGCGACCCTGGCGCACGGCCGCGCCGAGGTCCGCGCCCATCTGGTCACGGGCGCCCCCGCGGGCACCCGCGTACGCCAGTCGGGGTGGGCCGTCACCCGCCCGGACGAGCGGGCCGGGCCGGACCGCGCGCTGACGGCCCAGCTCCACCCCGTGCACGGATACGAGGGCCACGCGCGCGCAGTGGCCGCCGGGTCCACCCTGTTCGGCCCCCGCAGCCGGGTCGCGGTCCTCGACGGGCGGACCGGCAGCGGCCCGGCCCTCTTCGTCGCCCTCGCCTCACTGACCGGCGAACGGCACCCGGCGCCGCTGTGCGACCTGGTCGGCGAGGTGCGGATCGAGGGCCACACCGTCCGGGTGACCTGGGCGGACGGCGCCACGGCCGCGCTGACGCTGGACGAGGGGGCCGTCGGGGTACCGGCCCCCGACGGCCCGTCGCTCACTTCGGGCCGTACTTGCGGCCCGTCCGCGAGGTGA
- a CDS encoding substrate-binding domain-containing protein, with amino-acid sequence MRESAAERHDRLLDLVRRRGSARVSDLAGQLGVSPVTVRRDVEALAGRGLLDRVHGKVSWPHAEGGAGVPAQGGGAGRELVLGMIAPTATYYFAEVIRGAHEAAAAAGARLVLRISDYRPGEDAARAAGLLAAGAEGLLVAPGWKEPHDPAEHGRWIHELPVPTVLLERRGVPGGPLDDLDRVCSDHGHGVLLAVRHLTGLGHRAPLLVARADSPTALAVRAGYGQALEALGLTAPHPVLGSVSAEADPAGFEAVVRALAAAVGSGAVTAALVHNDVDAIRIAQRLGELGVRVPRDLALVAYDDEVAALADTPLTAVAPPKHEVGRYAARLLVERLRAAGPGGPGEEPRRHVDLLPRLRVRSSCGAPGPSAGVRARASAATAPVPDRGTAEVV; translated from the coding sequence GTGCGAGAGAGTGCTGCTGAACGTCACGACCGACTGCTGGACCTGGTGCGCCGGCGCGGCTCGGCCCGGGTCTCCGACCTCGCCGGACAGCTGGGGGTCTCCCCCGTCACCGTGCGCCGCGACGTGGAGGCGCTGGCCGGGCGGGGCCTGCTGGACCGGGTGCACGGCAAGGTCTCCTGGCCGCACGCCGAGGGCGGCGCCGGGGTGCCCGCACAAGGCGGGGGCGCCGGGCGGGAGCTGGTGCTCGGCATGATCGCCCCCACCGCCACCTACTACTTCGCCGAGGTCATCCGGGGTGCGCACGAGGCGGCGGCTGCCGCCGGGGCGCGGCTGGTCCTGCGGATCTCGGACTACCGCCCGGGCGAGGACGCGGCGCGCGCGGCCGGGCTGCTGGCCGCGGGGGCCGAGGGGCTGCTGGTCGCGCCGGGCTGGAAGGAGCCGCACGACCCGGCCGAGCACGGACGGTGGATCCACGAACTCCCGGTGCCCACCGTGCTGCTGGAGCGGCGCGGGGTGCCCGGCGGGCCGCTGGACGACCTGGACCGGGTCTGCTCGGACCACGGGCACGGGGTGCTCCTCGCCGTACGGCACCTGACCGGGCTCGGGCACCGGGCGCCGCTCCTGGTGGCGCGGGCCGACAGCCCCACGGCGCTCGCGGTGCGGGCGGGGTACGGACAGGCGCTGGAGGCGCTCGGCCTCACGGCGCCGCACCCGGTGCTCGGTTCGGTCTCGGCGGAGGCCGACCCGGCGGGGTTCGAGGCGGTGGTGCGGGCGCTGGCGGCAGCGGTCGGGAGCGGGGCGGTGACGGCGGCGCTGGTCCACAACGACGTGGACGCGATCCGCATCGCGCAGCGGCTCGGCGAGCTGGGCGTGCGGGTGCCCCGGGACCTGGCGCTGGTGGCGTACGACGACGAGGTGGCGGCGCTGGCCGACACCCCGCTGACGGCGGTGGCCCCGCCCAAGCACGAGGTGGGGCGGTACGCGGCGCGGCTGCTGGTCGAGCGGCTGCGGGCGGCGGGCCCGGGCGGGCCGGGCGAGGAGCCGCGCCGCCATGTGGACCTGCTGCCGAGGCTGCGGGTGCGGTCCTCGTGCGGGGCGCCGGGCCCCTCGGCCGGGGTCCGGGCGCGCGCCTCGGCGGCGACGGCGCCGGTCCCGGACCGGGGCACCGCGGAGGTGGTCTGA
- a CDS encoding ABC transporter substrate-binding protein, whose protein sequence is MSRSWTRSTAAAVSVATALALLAGCGGGDDSAGGDGKGTAAKPVSLTFWAWQKGSKDVVDAFNASHPGIRVKFEEIPSGNAGGYAKISNAVKAGNAPDLVAVEYPMLPEFVSQGALQDIGKYLTDDVRKKFLPQAVDLTTLGGRSWAVPFDAAPQTYFYRKDFFARNHIEVPKTWAEFRTAAERAKRADPKARIATFMPDDPTTFEAMAWQAGAQWFKAEGDTWKIGTTDAATTRVADYWQGLLDDKLVQTAASFSPEWTAALKDGSTVGYLGASWGAGVLKSTLPDQSGKWGVAPVPTWDGKPASGMLGGSTWAVTKDSRKGAAAVEFATWMSTTREGIKARIAPGTSSAFPADPALRPAAAQAFDAGFYGGQDIYRLFDAAGASINPAWSWGPTTGTTNTTLKDRFGKVSGGSVTIADAVRAAHDATVAELKRRGLKVEG, encoded by the coding sequence GTGAGCCGCAGTTGGACCAGATCGACAGCCGCCGCCGTCTCCGTCGCCACCGCTCTCGCCCTGCTCGCGGGGTGCGGGGGCGGTGACGACTCGGCGGGCGGGGACGGCAAGGGCACCGCCGCGAAGCCCGTGAGCCTGACCTTCTGGGCCTGGCAGAAGGGGTCGAAGGACGTCGTCGACGCCTTCAACGCCTCGCACCCGGGCATCCGCGTGAAGTTCGAGGAGATACCGTCCGGCAACGCGGGCGGCTACGCCAAGATCTCCAACGCGGTCAAGGCGGGCAACGCCCCGGACCTGGTCGCCGTCGAGTACCCGATGCTCCCCGAGTTCGTCAGCCAGGGCGCGCTCCAGGACATCGGGAAGTACCTGACGGACGACGTGAGGAAGAAGTTCCTGCCGCAGGCGGTCGACCTGACCACCCTGGGCGGCCGGAGCTGGGCCGTCCCCTTCGACGCCGCGCCCCAGACGTACTTCTACCGCAAGGACTTCTTCGCCCGGAACCACATCGAGGTGCCCAAGACCTGGGCCGAGTTCCGCACCGCCGCCGAGCGGGCCAAGCGGGCGGATCCGAAGGCGCGGATCGCCACGTTCATGCCGGACGACCCGACCACCTTCGAAGCGATGGCCTGGCAGGCCGGGGCCCAGTGGTTCAAGGCCGAGGGCGACACCTGGAAGATCGGCACCACGGACGCCGCCACCACCAGGGTCGCCGACTACTGGCAGGGCCTGCTCGACGACAAGCTGGTGCAGACGGCCGCCTCCTTCAGCCCGGAGTGGACCGCCGCCCTCAAGGACGGCTCGACCGTCGGCTACCTCGGCGCGTCCTGGGGCGCGGGCGTCCTGAAGTCGACGCTGCCCGACCAGAGCGGCAAGTGGGGCGTCGCCCCCGTCCCGACGTGGGACGGAAAGCCCGCGAGCGGCATGCTCGGCGGCTCCACCTGGGCGGTGACCAAGGACAGCCGGAAGGGCGCGGCGGCGGTCGAGTTCGCCACCTGGATGTCGACCACCCGGGAGGGGATCAAGGCCCGGATCGCGCCCGGCACTTCGAGCGCCTTCCCCGCCGATCCCGCCCTGCGCCCGGCCGCCGCGCAGGCGTTCGACGCCGGGTTCTACGGCGGCCAGGACATCTACCGGCTCTTCGACGCGGCCGGGGCGTCCATCAACCCGGCCTGGAGCTGGGGCCCGACCACCGGGACCACCAACACCACGCTCAAGGACCGGTTCGGCAAGGTCTCCGGCGGCTCGGTGACGATCGCCGACGCGGTGCGGGCCGCCCACGACGCCACGGTGGCCGAGCTGAAGAGGCGCGGCCTGAAGGTCGAGGGCTGA
- a CDS encoding carbohydrate ABC transporter permease, which produces MAADARPARAPHPARAARLTRAAHTPRPARTARLTRPTRAPHPTRRRAGGAAGVLLAPFFVLFTAVTVVPIGYAVWLSLFTEKQSGLGFGGAETVFSGLDNYTAALGDRAFREGFWVLLGYCVCYVPLMVAGALALALLLDSGLARARRFFQLALFLPHAVPGIIAALIWVYLYTPGLSPVVSAMRSGGIGFSFFSADGALPSVVNIALWEWLGYNVVIFYAALQAIDRSVLEAATVDGAGAWRTAFAIKVPLIRASLGMVTLFTVIGSLQLFTEPLILNQGSGSAVTSTWTPNMYAYTAAFARNDYGLAAASAVLLALTAALLSFAVTRLTTRKGARA; this is translated from the coding sequence ATGGCGGCCGACGCCCGCCCCGCCCGCGCCCCACACCCGGCCCGCGCCGCACGCCTCACTCGCGCCGCGCACACACCCCGACCGGCCCGCACCGCACGCCTCACTCGCCCCACCCGCGCCCCACACCCCACCCGGCGGCGGGCCGGCGGCGCCGCCGGTGTGCTGCTGGCTCCCTTCTTCGTGCTGTTCACCGCCGTGACCGTGGTGCCCATCGGGTACGCGGTGTGGCTCAGCCTGTTCACCGAGAAGCAGTCCGGGCTGGGGTTCGGCGGGGCCGAGACCGTGTTCAGCGGGCTCGACAACTACACGGCGGCACTGGGCGACCGGGCCTTCCGCGAGGGCTTCTGGGTCCTGCTCGGCTACTGCGTCTGCTACGTCCCGCTGATGGTCGCCGGTGCGCTCGCCCTCGCCCTGCTGCTCGACTCGGGGCTGGCGCGGGCCCGCCGCTTCTTCCAGCTCGCGCTCTTCCTGCCGCATGCCGTGCCGGGCATCATCGCCGCGCTGATCTGGGTGTATCTCTACACACCCGGGCTCAGCCCGGTCGTGTCGGCGATGCGCTCCGGCGGCATCGGCTTCAGCTTCTTCTCCGCCGACGGCGCCCTCCCCTCCGTGGTCAACATCGCGCTGTGGGAGTGGCTCGGCTACAACGTGGTGATCTTCTACGCGGCGCTCCAGGCCATCGACCGGTCCGTCCTGGAGGCGGCCACGGTGGACGGCGCGGGCGCCTGGCGCACCGCGTTCGCCATCAAGGTGCCGCTGATCCGGGCCTCGTTGGGGATGGTCACGCTCTTCACCGTCATCGGCTCGCTCCAGCTGTTCACCGAGCCGCTGATCCTCAACCAGGGCTCCGGCTCGGCGGTCACCTCCACCTGGACCCCCAACATGTACGCCTACACGGCCGCCTTCGCCCGCAACGACTACGGGCTCGCCGCGGCCTCGGCCGTACTCCTCGCCCTGACGGCGGCGCTGCTCTCGTTCGCCGTCACCCGCCTCACCACCCGGAAGGGGGCGCGGGCATGA
- a CDS encoding carbohydrate ABC transporter permease translates to MTSPATTIAGTGPAGPARPRTPGTEAASAAPRPGRWLSKAAVNGALLLSVGYTLFPLVWLVTAATKDTGGLLAGDAFSPASLRDGFDLGPNLSRLASYNDGVYFRWYLNSLLYAGVGAALCALISVAAGYAFDKYDFRGKERLFAVVLLGVLVPSTALALPMYLLASRTGLVNTYWSVLIPVLVNPFGVYLSRVFCASHIPDEALEAARIDGAGELRAFWSIGLRMVMPGFVTVFLFQFTAIWNNFFLPLVMLSDQKIFPLSLGLYAWNSNTHAEPAFYPLVVTGSLLAVVPLVVAFVALQRHWKAGLTAGSVK, encoded by the coding sequence ATGACGTCCCCGGCCACCACGATCGCGGGCACCGGCCCCGCCGGCCCGGCCCGGCCCCGTACCCCGGGCACCGAAGCGGCGTCAGCGGCCCCGCGCCCCGGGCGCTGGCTGTCGAAGGCCGCGGTCAACGGCGCGCTGCTGCTCTCCGTCGGCTACACGCTCTTCCCCCTCGTCTGGCTGGTCACCGCCGCCACCAAGGACACCGGCGGGCTGCTCGCCGGTGACGCCTTCTCCCCCGCGTCCCTGCGCGACGGCTTCGACCTCGGCCCCAACCTGTCGCGGCTGGCGTCCTACAACGACGGCGTCTACTTCCGCTGGTACCTCAACTCCCTGCTGTACGCGGGCGTGGGCGCCGCGCTCTGCGCGCTGATCAGCGTCGCCGCGGGATACGCCTTCGACAAGTACGACTTCCGGGGCAAGGAGAGGCTGTTCGCGGTGGTGCTGCTCGGCGTCCTCGTGCCGTCGACCGCGCTGGCGCTGCCGATGTACCTGCTGGCCAGCAGGACCGGGCTGGTCAACACCTACTGGTCGGTGCTGATCCCCGTCCTGGTGAACCCGTTCGGCGTGTACCTCTCGCGGGTGTTCTGCGCGAGTCACATCCCCGACGAGGCGCTGGAGGCGGCCCGGATCGACGGGGCCGGGGAGCTGCGCGCCTTCTGGTCGATCGGGCTGCGGATGGTCATGCCCGGGTTCGTGACCGTGTTCCTCTTCCAGTTCACCGCGATCTGGAACAACTTCTTCCTCCCCCTCGTGATGCTCTCGGACCAGAAGATCTTCCCGTTGAGCCTGGGCCTGTACGCGTGGAACTCCAACACGCACGCCGAGCCCGCCTTCTACCCCCTCGTCGTCACCGGCTCCCTCCTCGCCGTCGTCCCCCTCGTCGTCGCCTTCGTCGCCCTCCAGCGGCACTGGAAGGCCGGTCTCACGGCGGGCAGCGTCAAGTGA
- a CDS encoding hydroxyacid dehydrogenase translates to MHHTTDNRPSALLAMGPGIAGRLLAERHRARLTALTRTDPRLVAHELRAPAPPVADALARAEVLLTCWGAPPLTAEVLAAAPRLRAVVHAAGSVKHHITEACWERGIAVSSAASANALPVAEYTLAAILFAGKRVLTAARRYAELRAPHDWLAETEGTGNYRRTVGLVGASRIGRRVIELLRPLDFRVLLHDPYVDPAEAGRLGVEAVALDELCARSSVVSVHAPQLPATERMIGARQLAAMPDGATLINTARGSLVDEEALLGELLSGRLYAVLDVTEPELPPRESPLYDLPNVLLTPHIAGSLGNELHRMADLALDEVERFAAGRPFADPVHPAALGHSA, encoded by the coding sequence ATGCACCACACCACTGACAACCGCCCCTCGGCCCTGCTCGCCATGGGCCCCGGGATCGCCGGACGCCTCCTCGCCGAGCGGCACCGCGCCCGCCTCACCGCCCTCACCCGTACCGATCCGCGGCTCGTGGCCCATGAGCTCCGCGCCCCCGCGCCCCCGGTGGCGGACGCGCTGGCGCGGGCCGAAGTGCTGCTGACCTGCTGGGGAGCGCCCCCGCTGACCGCCGAGGTGCTGGCCGCGGCGCCCCGGCTGCGGGCCGTGGTGCACGCCGCCGGGTCAGTCAAGCACCACATCACCGAGGCGTGCTGGGAGCGGGGCATCGCGGTGTCCTCGGCGGCCTCGGCCAACGCCCTGCCGGTCGCCGAGTACACGCTGGCCGCGATCCTCTTCGCCGGGAAGCGGGTGCTGACCGCCGCCCGGCGGTACGCGGAGCTGCGCGCCCCGCACGACTGGCTGGCCGAGACGGAGGGCACCGGGAACTACCGCCGCACGGTCGGCCTGGTCGGCGCCTCGCGGATCGGCCGCCGGGTGATCGAGCTGCTGCGGCCCCTCGACTTCCGGGTGCTGCTGCACGACCCGTACGTGGACCCGGCCGAGGCGGGCCGGCTGGGCGTGGAGGCGGTCGCGCTGGACGAGCTGTGCGCCCGCAGCAGCGTCGTCTCCGTCCACGCGCCGCAGCTCCCGGCCACGGAGCGGATGATCGGCGCGCGCCAGCTCGCCGCGATGCCCGACGGGGCGACCCTGATCAACACCGCGCGCGGCTCCCTGGTGGACGAGGAGGCCCTGCTCGGGGAGCTGCTGTCCGGGCGGCTGTACGCCGTACTGGACGTCACCGAACCGGAACTGCCGCCCCGCGAGAGCCCGTTGTACGACCTGCCGAACGTGCTCCTGACCCCGCACATCGCCGGGTCCCTCGGCAACGAGCTGCACCGGATGGCGGATCTGGCGCTGGACGAGGTGGAGCGGTTCGCGGCCGGGCGCCCGTTCGCGGACCCGGTCCACCCGGCGGCCCTGGGCCACTCGGCCTGA
- the groL gene encoding chaperonin GroEL (60 kDa chaperone family; promotes refolding of misfolded polypeptides especially under stressful conditions; forms two stacked rings of heptamers to form a barrel-shaped 14mer; ends can be capped by GroES; misfolded proteins enter the barrel where they are refolded when GroES binds) has translation MAKILKFDEDARRALERGVNKLADTVKVTIGPKGRNVVIDKKFGAPTITNDGVTIAREVELDDPYENLGAQLVKEVATKTNDIAGDGTTTATVLAQALVREGLRNVAAGASPAALKKGIDAAVKAVSEELLATARPIDDKSDIAAVAALSAQDAQVGELIAEAMDKVGKDGVITVEESNTFGLELEFTEGMAFDKGYLSPYMVSDQERMEAVLDDPYILINQGKISSIQDLLPLLEKVIQAGASKPLLIIAEDVEGEALSTLVVNKIRGTFNAVAVKAPGFGDRRKAMLQDMATLTGATVIAEEVGLKLDQAGLDVLGSARRVTVTKDDTTIVDGGGNSEDVVGRVAQIKAEIESTDSDWDREKLQERLAKLAGGVCVIKVGAATEVELKEKKHRLEDAISATRAAVEEGIVSGGGSALVHAVKVLEGNLDKTGDEATGVAVVKRAAVEPLRWIAENAGLEGYVITSKVAELEKGNGFNAATGEYGDLVKAGVIDPVKVTRSALENAASIASLLLTTETLVVEKPAEEEAEAGHGHGHGHSH, from the coding sequence ATGGCGAAGATCCTGAAGTTCGACGAGGACGCCCGTCGCGCCCTTGAGCGCGGCGTCAACAAGCTTGCCGACACCGTGAAGGTGACGATCGGCCCCAAGGGCCGCAATGTCGTCATCGACAAGAAGTTCGGCGCCCCCACCATCACCAACGACGGTGTGACGATCGCCCGCGAGGTCGAGCTCGACGACCCGTACGAGAACCTGGGCGCCCAGCTGGTGAAGGAGGTGGCGACCAAGACCAACGACATCGCGGGTGACGGCACCACCACCGCCACCGTGCTGGCCCAGGCGCTGGTCCGCGAGGGTCTGCGCAACGTCGCCGCCGGCGCCTCCCCGGCCGCCCTGAAGAAGGGCATCGACGCCGCCGTCAAGGCCGTGTCGGAGGAGCTCCTCGCCACCGCCCGTCCGATCGACGACAAGTCGGACATCGCCGCCGTGGCCGCGCTCTCCGCGCAGGACGCCCAGGTCGGCGAGCTCATCGCCGAGGCGATGGACAAGGTCGGCAAGGACGGTGTCATCACCGTCGAGGAGTCCAACACCTTCGGCCTGGAGCTGGAGTTCACCGAGGGCATGGCCTTCGACAAGGGCTACCTCTCGCCGTACATGGTCTCCGACCAGGAGCGTATGGAGGCCGTCCTCGACGACCCGTACATCCTGATCAACCAGGGCAAGATCTCCTCGATCCAGGACCTGCTGCCGCTGCTGGAGAAGGTCATCCAGGCCGGCGCTTCCAAGCCGCTCCTGATCATCGCCGAGGACGTCGAGGGCGAGGCCCTCTCCACCCTCGTCGTCAACAAGATCCGCGGCACGTTCAACGCCGTGGCCGTCAAGGCCCCGGGCTTCGGCGACCGCCGCAAGGCGATGCTGCAGGACATGGCCACCCTCACCGGTGCCACCGTCATCGCCGAGGAGGTCGGCCTCAAGCTCGACCAGGCCGGTCTGGACGTGCTGGGCTCCGCCCGCCGCGTCACCGTCACCAAGGACGACACCACGATCGTCGACGGCGGCGGCAACAGCGAGGACGTGGTCGGCCGCGTCGCGCAGATCAAGGCCGAGATCGAGTCCACGGACTCCGACTGGGACCGCGAGAAGCTCCAGGAGCGCCTCGCGAAGCTCGCCGGCGGCGTGTGCGTGATCAAGGTCGGCGCCGCCACCGAGGTGGAGCTGAAGGAGAAGAAGCACCGTCTGGAGGACGCCATCTCCGCGACCCGCGCCGCGGTCGAGGAGGGCATCGTCTCCGGTGGTGGCTCCGCGCTCGTCCACGCCGTCAAGGTCCTGGAGGGCAACCTCGACAAGACCGGCGACGAGGCCACGGGTGTCGCGGTCGTCAAGCGCGCCGCCGTCGAGCCGCTGCGCTGGATCGCCGAGAACGCCGGCCTCGAGGGCTACGTCATCACCTCGAAGGTGGCGGAGCTGGAGAAGGGCAACGGCTTCAACGCCGCCACCGGCGAGTACGGCGACCTGGTCAAGGCCGGCGTCATCGACCCGGTCAAGGTCACCCGCTCCGCCCTGGAGAACGCCGCCTCCATCGCCTCCCTGCTGCTCACGACCGAGACCCTGGTCGTCGAGAAGCCGGCCGAGGAGGAGGCCGAGGCCGGTCACGGCCACGGTCACGGTCACAGCCACTGA
- the groES gene encoding co-chaperone GroES, with translation MTTASSKVAIKPLEDRIVVQPLDAEQTTASGLVIPDTAKEKPQEGVVLAVGPGRIEDGKRVELDVTVGDVVLYSKYGGTEVKYNGEEYLVLSARDVLAIIEK, from the coding sequence GTGACGACCGCCAGCTCCAAGGTTGCCATCAAGCCGCTTGAGGACCGCATTGTGGTCCAGCCGCTCGACGCCGAGCAGACCACGGCCTCCGGCCTGGTCATTCCGGACACCGCCAAGGAGAAGCCCCAGGAGGGCGTCGTCCTGGCCGTGGGCCCGGGCCGCATCGAGGACGGAAAGCGCGTCGAGCTCGACGTCACCGTCGGCGATGTCGTGCTGTACAGCAAGTACGGCGGCACCGAGGTGAAGTACAACGGCGAGGAGTACCTCGTCCTCTCGGCCCGCGACGTGCTCGCGATCATCGAGAAGTAA